One stretch of Mus pahari chromosome 5, PAHARI_EIJ_v1.1, whole genome shotgun sequence DNA includes these proteins:
- the Nsl1 gene encoding kinetochore-associated protein NSL1 homolog, whose product MAAVPEPALVSAPQGHDAQVASDPQATAADSPREDFRVRCTLKRAVVEVMEMCGRFVQELGAALPEDVRELALRDAQWTFESAVQENVSFNGQAWEEAKDHCLMDSDIKVLEDEFDELIVDVATKRRQYPRRILESIINTLKAQHASLKQYHPVVHPLDLKCDPDPASRVEDLKCRGEAIAKEMSEAMKALPVLIEQGEGFSHVLKMRPVIQLQRINQEVFSSLYRKADSKPDTCVTHVETTPAETGARKASNIVLKRRKAPDCAQRKCYPLLKRINLDL is encoded by the exons ATGGCGGCTGTCCCTGAGCCAGCGCTCGTCTCCGCCCCGCAGGGCCACGACGCCCAGGTCGCCTCAGACCCCCAGGCCACGGCAGCAGACTCTCCCCGAGAGGACTTCCGAGTGCGCTGCACCTTGAAGAGGGCCGTGGTGGAAGTGATGGAGATGTGCGGTCGCTTCGTGCAGGAGCTCGGGGCCGCGCTGCCGGAGGACGTCCGCGAGCTCGCGCTGCGGGACGCACAGTGG ACTTTTGAGTCGGCTGTACAGGAGAACGTCAGCTTTAATGGACAGGCCTGGGAGGAAGCCAAAGATCATTGCTTAATGG ATTCTGACATCAAAGTGCTTGAAGATGAATTTGATGAGCTCATAGTAGATGTGGCAACAAAACGGAGGCAGTATCCCAGGAGGATCCTTGAGAGTATCATCAACACCTTGAAAGCACAGCATGCAAGTCTG AAGCAGTATCACCCTGTTGTACATCCTCTGGACCTGAAATGTGACCCTGACCCAG CTTCTCGTGTGGAAGATTTGAAATGCCGCGGAGAAGCCATAGCTAAGGAAATGAGTGAGGCCATGAAG GCTTTGCCTGTGCTAATTGAACAAGGAGAAGGCTTTTCCCACGTCTTAAAGATGCGACCTGTCATCCAGCTACAGAGGATCAACCAGGAAGTCTTCTCCAGCCTCTACAGGAAAGCAGATTCCAAGCCTGACACATGTGTGACACATGTAGAAACCACACCAGCAGAGACTGGAGCCAGGAAGGCTTCCAACATTGTGCTAAAGAGAAGGAAAGCCCCAGACTGTGCCCAGAGAAAGTGCTACCCGCTGCTGAAGAGAATTAATCTTGATCTGTGA